A DNA window from Gimesia sp. contains the following coding sequences:
- a CDS encoding tetratricopeptide repeat protein encodes MQATKTTRLIHTGYLIGLLCVVLTRPALSAEGPMLIVDTPEAEIKVDRSQDAKVLRTVKQGNRFWAFAATENWYEVKDPKSQQHGWISREQASPIQLTTEQMQKIKSAQETYSAAMKLYSSGDRKQAVQLGLQALEQVKAVHGKYHPDTSSVMSFPAVAYHELQDLEKATSYTEECLEIRRQVFGNAHPETAASLNNLGSLYVTLKRYSKAEPLLKESLNLARTQLGPKHQGTVSAMINLGSLYEAMEKYKQAETLYRQILSVMTQNYGKDHYRTSVVHNKMAKLYLQMQAYPQAEQHMQQCHAIRKKSLGETHPETVNALHERGRIYVMQEKYAKAEPIFLKCLELVSSETGENHLQTTILRDNLVMIYDHLDKYAQAEQLMLKNLEIRRDALDEQHPDLLYSLNSLGNYYFARQEYSQALPYFKEALEITQKTRGAEHPATAVALGRLGNLYRMQGMKSEAEPLLSQSLKINQKALGADHRATIQAQQNLAALNATPRDEPPAE; translated from the coding sequence ATGCAAGCCACGAAAACAACCAGACTGATTCATACAGGTTATTTGATCGGACTTTTGTGTGTTGTGCTGACTCGCCCTGCACTGTCTGCGGAAGGGCCGATGCTGATCGTCGACACTCCCGAGGCAGAAATCAAAGTCGATCGCAGTCAGGATGCGAAAGTTTTAAGAACAGTCAAACAGGGAAACCGGTTCTGGGCGTTTGCGGCGACTGAAAACTGGTATGAGGTCAAGGATCCAAAATCCCAGCAGCACGGCTGGATCTCCCGCGAGCAGGCCAGCCCGATTCAGTTAACCACAGAGCAAATGCAGAAAATCAAGTCAGCGCAAGAGACATACTCCGCAGCCATGAAGCTGTATTCCAGCGGGGATCGCAAACAGGCTGTGCAACTCGGACTACAGGCTCTGGAACAGGTAAAAGCGGTCCACGGAAAATATCATCCAGATACCTCATCCGTCATGTCCTTTCCCGCAGTCGCCTACCACGAACTGCAGGACCTGGAAAAAGCCACTTCTTACACGGAAGAATGCCTGGAGATTCGTCGCCAGGTCTTCGGAAATGCTCATCCTGAAACAGCGGCTTCACTGAATAACCTGGGATCGCTATACGTAACTTTGAAACGCTATTCCAAGGCTGAGCCACTGCTCAAGGAAAGCCTCAACCTGGCCCGCACCCAACTGGGGCCAAAGCACCAGGGAACCGTCTCCGCGATGATTAATCTGGGGTCCCTCTACGAAGCGATGGAAAAATATAAACAGGCAGAAACGCTTTATCGGCAGATCCTGTCTGTGATGACTCAGAACTACGGGAAAGATCATTACCGAACGTCAGTTGTGCATAACAAAATGGCGAAACTCTATCTGCAGATGCAGGCTTATCCCCAGGCAGAACAACATATGCAACAGTGTCATGCGATCCGAAAAAAATCCCTGGGAGAAACGCATCCCGAGACGGTCAATGCCTTACATGAGCGGGGACGAATTTACGTGATGCAGGAAAAATATGCGAAAGCAGAACCGATCTTCCTTAAGTGCCTGGAACTCGTTTCCAGCGAGACTGGAGAAAATCATCTGCAAACTACAATCCTGCGCGATAACCTGGTCATGATCTATGATCATTTGGACAAATACGCCCAGGCTGAGCAACTCATGTTAAAAAACCTCGAAATCCGCCGCGATGCTCTGGATGAACAGCATCCCGACCTGCTCTATTCGCTCAACAGTCTGGGAAACTATTACTTTGCCAGGCAAGAGTATTCCCAGGCACTGCCTTACTTCAAGGAAGCTCTGGAAATCACGCAAAAAACCAGGGGCGCAGAACATCCTGCTACCGCTGTCGCACTCGGAAGACTGGGAAACCTGTATCGGATGCAGGGAATGAAATCAGAGGCAGAACCACTGCTCTCTCAATCGCTGAAAATTAACCAGAAAGCACTGGGGGCCGATCATCGGGCAACCATTCAGGCTCAGCAGAATCTCGCCGCGTTAAACGCAACGCCCCGAGACGAGCCACCAGCAGAATAA
- a CDS encoding CHAT domain-containing protein, which translates to MLLQSASAEQLVEITKPTSLRVENRNIAALQPGQTVWAFKTEGKWTWVKHPEFNEKGWIPLADHQTPKQTDQQKRLLKEVIQLLKQIENIKSTTYSAERHQAQQKVWQNLQQVYGSNHPDTAAALANYGIELDKKGEYLKSIRILKETLPVLERWKGEDHLDTVRALEMLSAIQFRAAQYRDARTTLERVSKLRERHFPEDIEGKATVLANLGVMYERQGDITQARILIERSVELRTKAFGPSHKDTLSGKRQLAGMLYVLEDVSGARKLYEEIILTNRKADRGESADNIEVQYELMLLLQQSGEWEQAIKLSKELMPLVQRKFSKDHPLYIKTSSAIALLTGDDQTSIQLTREALAASQRTQGLHHPQTLMLQYQLASQEYRNGNREVAARSLRELLKIYQQLGQTADRKNSDDRELAQVLGMLAVVEAHSGNWNEAADAFDRQRRISKRFTDKVLPGLSQKEQLRFLTGYDAWQYQQALGIMWSQRDNEYLMEKSLEAILNRKALVQETLSSHERLLRQFKGAARSVAENLFAIRRELASLALKSDLNEQQKQARLDALNRQEQTLIQQLGLADAELNRSEWVTLKQIRAQLPSDSVLVEFVRITPYTIEADGAQSEKHRYAAWIIPPTGKGRIQTIDLGSASEIEATLRTGLQSIQKGAAQTLQTGESQATAATQKRLQALFQQTLKPLLPHLTNVQQVILSPDASLWLVPWAALPLEKDRFAVEQFEFRFVVSGRELLADRQGSSSGVTAPVIFANPDYNLFGLSQTEQPESGLQLGPVSLLPGTAQEALRIAPPISKYTRPPRLLTEAQATEAAFKSIHSPEVLVLSTHGFFLPDEAAVSLEQKKALYHAARIYNAANKSYKAKEYQKALVPAQWAFEICNEIQGLNGIATFNSARLSGRILRALKRYEEARPYYEFQLDYRLLNDGPSTKTMYAFKNLASLCGSLKDYQTQTNSYEQAWRMGARVRGPNEKAVHTIRSLLITAAEKSADYALACEAREDQIKYYKEKYGLENINTIAADLKMARLLERNQQFDEAEKRFRDNLALRIKVYGAESERTALAHSLLGQFLERRKRYQDAATELQRAVEIREKISPDNKKLMFGSYYRLFQVFDKLNDPEQRDHYQKQMDATGLKLKKPSSSKKESASTKPSTPEQKDTTEQTEPIDPDLAALRTAALDQMSRMVQTYPTNQEGDVNPLLRCGLMLAGCNNRPEALRKQKDDGVLTGLEIISTDLRGTRLVVLSACETGVGEIRSGEGVAGLRQAFQLAGAESVVASLWSIPDQETALLMEEYFSNLAQGMNKSTALRQAQLKRIQARRDRNGAAHPFFWAAFTHTGKNESR; encoded by the coding sequence ATGCTGCTCCAGTCTGCCTCAGCCGAACAGCTGGTGGAGATCACAAAGCCCACCAGCCTCCGGGTGGAAAACCGGAACATCGCTGCCCTGCAGCCGGGACAGACAGTCTGGGCCTTCAAAACCGAGGGCAAATGGACCTGGGTCAAGCATCCCGAGTTCAACGAAAAAGGCTGGATCCCCCTGGCCGATCATCAAACCCCGAAACAAACCGATCAGCAGAAACGACTCCTGAAAGAAGTAATTCAACTACTCAAGCAGATCGAGAACATCAAATCGACGACCTATTCCGCTGAAAGACATCAGGCCCAGCAGAAAGTCTGGCAGAACCTGCAGCAGGTCTACGGATCGAATCACCCCGACACCGCAGCAGCTTTGGCGAACTACGGGATCGAACTGGATAAAAAAGGCGAGTACCTCAAAAGCATCCGCATTCTGAAAGAGACTTTACCCGTACTGGAACGCTGGAAAGGCGAAGACCATCTCGATACGGTGCGCGCCCTGGAAATGCTCTCCGCAATTCAGTTCCGGGCCGCACAATACCGGGACGCACGAACGACTCTGGAACGGGTCAGTAAACTTCGCGAACGCCACTTCCCGGAAGATATCGAAGGTAAGGCCACTGTTCTGGCCAACCTGGGAGTCATGTATGAACGCCAGGGGGATATCACCCAGGCACGCATTCTGATCGAACGATCGGTTGAGCTGCGTACAAAAGCATTTGGTCCTTCACATAAAGACACGCTCTCAGGCAAACGGCAACTGGCGGGGATGTTGTATGTACTGGAAGATGTTTCCGGAGCCCGCAAACTATATGAAGAAATCATCCTCACAAATCGCAAAGCGGACCGTGGAGAAAGCGCCGACAACATCGAAGTCCAATATGAGTTGATGTTATTGTTACAACAGAGCGGGGAATGGGAACAGGCCATCAAACTGAGCAAAGAACTCATGCCGCTGGTGCAGCGCAAGTTCAGCAAAGATCACCCGCTGTATATCAAAACCTCTTCCGCCATCGCCCTCCTGACCGGCGATGACCAGACTTCGATTCAACTCACCCGGGAAGCATTAGCCGCATCCCAACGCACCCAGGGCTTACATCACCCCCAGACGTTAATGCTTCAGTATCAGCTGGCCTCCCAGGAATACAGGAATGGCAACCGGGAAGTCGCAGCGCGCAGCTTGCGGGAACTTCTTAAGATTTACCAGCAGCTGGGACAGACTGCAGACAGAAAGAATTCGGATGACCGCGAGCTGGCCCAGGTCCTGGGCATGCTGGCGGTGGTGGAAGCGCATTCCGGAAACTGGAATGAGGCTGCGGACGCGTTCGATCGTCAACGCCGCATTTCAAAACGCTTTACCGACAAAGTGCTGCCCGGCTTGAGCCAGAAGGAGCAGCTCCGTTTTCTCACCGGCTATGATGCCTGGCAGTACCAACAGGCACTGGGCATCATGTGGTCGCAGCGTGATAACGAGTACCTGATGGAAAAAAGTCTGGAAGCGATTCTCAACCGCAAAGCCCTGGTCCAGGAAACCCTCTCCAGCCACGAGCGTCTATTAAGACAATTCAAAGGAGCCGCCCGCTCGGTTGCGGAAAACCTGTTTGCCATTCGACGCGAACTGGCGTCCCTCGCATTAAAATCCGATCTCAACGAACAGCAGAAACAGGCTCGGCTGGATGCGCTGAATCGCCAGGAACAGACACTGATCCAGCAGCTGGGTCTTGCCGATGCGGAACTCAATCGAAGCGAATGGGTCACCCTGAAACAGATTCGGGCACAACTGCCCTCAGACTCAGTACTGGTGGAATTTGTGCGCATCACTCCCTACACAATCGAAGCAGATGGTGCTCAATCGGAAAAACACCGCTACGCCGCCTGGATCATTCCCCCCACTGGCAAGGGCCGCATCCAAACCATTGACCTGGGCTCTGCCTCGGAGATCGAAGCCACTCTACGGACGGGGCTGCAATCCATTCAGAAAGGGGCCGCTCAAACCCTGCAGACCGGCGAATCACAGGCGACCGCGGCGACTCAAAAACGACTGCAGGCCCTGTTCCAGCAGACACTGAAACCTCTGCTCCCGCATTTAACCAACGTGCAGCAGGTCATTCTATCTCCGGACGCCTCGCTCTGGCTGGTTCCCTGGGCGGCTCTCCCCTTGGAGAAAGACCGTTTCGCCGTCGAACAGTTCGAATTTCGCTTTGTCGTCTCCGGAAGGGAACTTCTGGCAGATCGCCAAGGTTCCAGCTCAGGCGTGACGGCCCCGGTCATCTTTGCCAATCCGGATTATAATCTGTTCGGACTCAGTCAGACCGAGCAGCCAGAGTCCGGCTTACAACTGGGGCCGGTCAGTCTGCTGCCCGGCACGGCCCAGGAAGCCTTGAGAATTGCGCCCCCCATCAGCAAATACACGCGTCCCCCACGTCTGTTGACCGAAGCCCAGGCTACGGAGGCCGCTTTCAAATCGATCCACAGCCCCGAAGTACTCGTCTTGAGCACGCATGGATTCTTCCTGCCCGATGAAGCTGCCGTCAGCCTGGAACAGAAAAAAGCACTCTACCATGCAGCCAGAATTTATAATGCTGCTAACAAATCCTACAAGGCCAAAGAGTATCAGAAAGCCCTGGTCCCCGCCCAATGGGCCTTTGAAATCTGTAACGAAATCCAGGGCCTCAATGGCATTGCCACCTTCAACTCAGCCCGACTTTCAGGCCGGATACTGAGGGCCCTGAAACGTTATGAGGAAGCGCGCCCCTACTATGAATTTCAGCTGGATTACAGATTATTGAACGACGGCCCCAGCACCAAAACCATGTACGCTTTCAAAAACCTGGCCAGCCTCTGTGGTTCCCTGAAAGATTACCAGACGCAAACAAACTCTTATGAACAGGCCTGGCGCATGGGAGCCCGGGTCCGAGGCCCCAATGAGAAAGCCGTGCATACTATCCGCTCCCTGTTAATCACCGCTGCCGAAAAATCAGCAGACTACGCCCTCGCCTGTGAAGCCAGAGAAGATCAGATCAAATATTACAAAGAGAAATACGGACTGGAAAACATCAATACGATTGCTGCCGACTTGAAGATGGCCCGGCTGCTGGAACGGAACCAACAGTTTGACGAAGCAGAAAAACGTTTTCGGGACAATCTGGCCCTGCGAATAAAAGTCTATGGGGCGGAATCCGAACGGACTGCTCTGGCCCATAGCCTGCTCGGTCAGTTTCTGGAACGCCGCAAACGCTATCAGGACGCGGCCACCGAGCTGCAACGCGCAGTTGAAATCCGGGAAAAAATCTCGCCGGATAATAAAAAACTGATGTTCGGTTCCTATTACCGCCTCTTTCAGGTTTTCGATAAATTGAACGATCCCGAGCAACGGGACCATTATCAGAAACAGATGGACGCGACCGGCTTGAAGCTCAAGAAGCCAAGTAGTAGCAAAAAAGAATCCGCTTCAACGAAGCCATCTACGCCAGAGCAAAAAGACACAACCGAACAGACAGAGCCCATCGATCCCGACCTGGCAGCCCTGCGGACAGCCGCCCTGGATCAGATGTCGCGGATGGTGCAGACCTATCCGACCAATCAAGAGGGAGATGTCAACCCCCTGCTCCGTTGTGGCCTGATGCTGGCGGGGTGCAACAACCGACCGGAAGCACTCAGAAAACAGAAAGATGATGGCGTATTGACCGGTCTGGAAATCATCAGTACCGACCTGCGTGGAACGCGTCTGGTCGTACTCAGTGCCTGCGAAACCGGCGTTGGTGAAATCCGTTCGGGGGAAGGTGTTGCAGGACTCCGGCAGGCCTTCCAACTGGCCGGTGCAGAATCCGTCGTCGCATCACTCTGGAGTATCCCCGATCAGGAAACAGCCCTGTTGATGGAAGAATACTTTTCCAATCTCGCCCAGGGAATGAATAAATCGACCGCACTCCGGCAGGCGCAACTCAAACGCATCCAGGCCCGCCGCGATCGGAATGGAGCCGCTCATCCATTCTTCTGGGCCGCGTTTACACACACAGGTAAAAACGAAAGTCGTTGA
- a CDS encoding CHAT domain-containing protein — protein sequence MTTLSHNTLLLGILCQALLLALPVSLLAQEKKPTVQQYVVIDGAADVYEGKQVVTRLQQGSTVWGFQENQGWLLIKIPGSSKRGWTKGTHLQVRQLDPQQAKQWKRQADAAATQVRKLASKKQYQSALKAARESVEEHRRLYGDEHPQTLNELIAVGWLTAMTGQPAEGRKQIDAAVATQEALFAPNSPALAGAYHLAARFALDIDQDYALNNYQRLFDLYDKIYQTAPAENIRKHREIVTSLIGAGKNPLAQKYAAKTWKLVEENQLTNTETAFLVMSDQAAIAQRLNRSAESARLYRKILELPADQMSGQARGLTHNLLGQVLLSQDKRREAAAEWEQALPLYEQHYGTDHLNTATLLHEAGWNQFLLGEPTRGRTLLERALAIRAAQLPADNLQTALTHSQLGYLCSQAGDHASALAHFRKGVEIAEAAGGTDSLTVASYYSALGFGLGAIGDPSASDYLERSVKLYQNSPQKFSMGAADAYRRLGEDLLHRDKLTQALPHLQRALKGFGQHNRKLHTAVTLSTIARVYLKQGQLDAALENCEQALKKRMPIQGLRHQQVSQLRLLIARIHQQRNELAQALSLAQEVSEIASQDLGAHPLTVQAFSDLAQYQYVSGQVDAALESSDKARRLSRRHIRDQLPFLSDTHQLSYLNRKDRPSLHQSLAMAWQQQTGAPSIKQSAEWMINGKATSHEALALQHRLHRIAAQTGRLEKLDAAITGIQAAAAAGSQVPRNTEINDRITRLKSELNLKEDQALSGQAWVTHQSVQETLKPETVLIDFIRLQIPAELSDDQSKESRYVAWTTSAGEEPVQIIDIGPAGPIDAQINAASQELQSSVTLIVSQGEAKAKEACNAALQQLSQKLWSPLPDSVKQSRNIIISPDASLWLVPWAALPLKGEPLIKAHQLRLVVSGRDLLPSDESASANAPLIVADPDFETNISVADQSPAPPAIETRGSAIFNKFSPVPRLKFAAAEAASITPAIEQLCGRPPVVLTGKQATEQSVKAASSPEIMVLTTHGIFLPSDNDVTASEFTFDSDSRSEMNNPLLRSGLLFAGFNQSRSGSAGVLTGAEILETDLEHTDLVVMSACDTALGEINNGEGVAGLRQSFQLAGVNSVVANLWKIEDRQTAFLMKDFFEHLAAGKTKSEALRQAQLNRIDSRQKRNGAAHPFFWAAFTLTGSD from the coding sequence ATGACAACTCTCTCCCACAACACGTTACTTCTGGGAATTCTCTGCCAGGCACTCCTGCTGGCTTTGCCCGTTTCACTGCTGGCTCAGGAGAAAAAGCCGACCGTTCAACAATATGTGGTGATCGATGGTGCCGCGGATGTCTACGAAGGCAAACAGGTCGTTACCCGTCTGCAACAGGGTAGCACCGTCTGGGGCTTCCAGGAAAATCAAGGCTGGCTGCTGATCAAAATTCCTGGTTCCTCGAAGCGGGGCTGGACAAAGGGAACTCATTTGCAGGTGCGTCAACTGGATCCCCAACAGGCAAAACAATGGAAACGACAGGCCGACGCTGCAGCCACCCAGGTGAGAAAGCTGGCCAGTAAGAAACAGTATCAGTCAGCTCTCAAAGCCGCCCGAGAGTCCGTTGAGGAACATCGCCGACTCTACGGCGACGAACATCCACAGACGCTCAATGAACTCATCGCGGTCGGCTGGCTGACGGCCATGACGGGACAGCCAGCAGAAGGGCGTAAGCAGATTGATGCAGCAGTCGCCACCCAGGAAGCCCTCTTCGCTCCCAACAGCCCTGCCCTGGCGGGCGCCTATCATCTGGCAGCCCGCTTCGCTCTCGATATCGATCAAGACTATGCCTTAAACAACTATCAGCGACTGTTTGATCTTTACGACAAGATTTACCAGACTGCCCCTGCCGAAAATATCAGGAAACATCGTGAAATCGTGACTTCTCTGATCGGGGCAGGCAAGAATCCCCTGGCACAAAAGTATGCTGCGAAAACGTGGAAACTGGTTGAGGAGAATCAGTTGACAAATACCGAAACGGCCTTTCTGGTCATGTCAGACCAGGCAGCAATCGCACAACGTCTCAATCGCTCCGCTGAGTCGGCGCGCCTGTATCGAAAGATTCTGGAATTACCAGCCGATCAGATGAGTGGCCAGGCCCGGGGTTTGACACATAATCTACTGGGACAGGTCCTGCTCTCACAGGACAAGCGACGGGAAGCTGCTGCTGAGTGGGAGCAGGCCCTGCCTCTGTATGAACAGCATTATGGAACCGATCATCTCAACACAGCCACTTTATTGCATGAAGCCGGCTGGAATCAATTTCTGTTAGGAGAACCAACCCGGGGCAGAACTTTGCTGGAACGGGCACTGGCAATTCGTGCCGCACAACTCCCTGCAGACAATCTGCAAACCGCTCTCACACATTCCCAGCTTGGTTACCTCTGTTCTCAAGCGGGAGATCACGCCAGTGCGCTGGCTCACTTTCGCAAAGGCGTCGAGATCGCCGAAGCAGCGGGCGGAACCGATTCCCTTACGGTCGCGTCCTATTACAGTGCACTCGGATTTGGACTGGGCGCGATTGGCGATCCCAGCGCCTCCGATTATCTCGAACGGAGTGTGAAGCTCTATCAGAACAGTCCGCAGAAGTTTTCCATGGGAGCAGCAGATGCCTACCGCCGCTTAGGCGAAGACCTGCTTCACCGAGACAAGCTGACACAAGCGCTGCCTCATCTGCAACGCGCATTAAAAGGTTTCGGACAACACAACCGTAAACTACATACCGCTGTCACACTCAGCACCATTGCCCGCGTTTACCTGAAACAGGGGCAACTTGATGCTGCCCTCGAAAACTGCGAACAGGCATTGAAGAAACGGATGCCCATTCAGGGACTCAGACACCAGCAGGTCTCACAATTACGCTTACTGATAGCACGGATCCACCAGCAACGAAACGAACTGGCACAAGCATTGTCCCTGGCGCAGGAAGTCAGTGAAATCGCCAGCCAGGACCTGGGCGCACATCCCCTGACCGTCCAGGCATTTTCCGATTTGGCGCAATATCAATATGTGTCCGGTCAGGTTGATGCGGCATTGGAATCCAGCGACAAGGCACGCCGATTATCGCGCCGCCATATCAGGGATCAGCTGCCATTCCTGAGTGATACGCATCAGTTAAGTTACTTGAATCGGAAGGACCGCCCCTCTCTGCACCAGTCCCTGGCCATGGCCTGGCAGCAACAGACAGGGGCTCCATCCATAAAACAATCTGCAGAGTGGATGATCAACGGAAAAGCAACCTCGCATGAAGCGCTGGCGTTACAACATCGCCTGCACCGAATCGCAGCCCAGACAGGACGCCTGGAGAAGCTTGATGCAGCGATTACAGGAATTCAGGCCGCAGCTGCTGCCGGCAGCCAGGTTCCCCGGAATACAGAAATCAATGATCGTATTACACGTCTCAAATCCGAATTGAATTTGAAAGAGGATCAGGCGCTGTCTGGGCAGGCCTGGGTAACACATCAGTCCGTACAAGAGACCTTAAAACCGGAGACGGTCTTGATTGACTTCATCCGACTGCAGATCCCCGCAGAGCTCAGCGATGATCAGAGCAAAGAATCCCGCTATGTAGCCTGGACCACCTCGGCCGGGGAGGAACCGGTGCAAATCATCGACATCGGCCCAGCGGGCCCCATTGACGCCCAGATCAACGCCGCTTCACAAGAACTGCAAAGCAGCGTTACTCTAATCGTATCGCAGGGGGAAGCAAAAGCGAAAGAAGCCTGTAACGCTGCGCTCCAGCAGCTCAGTCAGAAGCTCTGGTCCCCTCTGCCGGACAGTGTGAAACAGTCCCGAAATATCATCATCAGCCCCGATGCCTCCCTCTGGCTCGTCCCCTGGGCAGCACTTCCCTTAAAAGGAGAACCGTTAATCAAAGCACATCAGCTCCGCCTGGTTGTCAGTGGACGGGATCTGCTTCCATCAGACGAAAGTGCCTCTGCTAATGCACCGCTGATTGTTGCGGATCCGGATTTCGAAACCAACATCTCAGTCGCTGACCAGTCCCCTGCTCCCCCAGCGATCGAAACACGAGGATCCGCAATTTTCAATAAATTCAGTCCTGTGCCGCGTCTGAAGTTCGCTGCTGCAGAAGCCGCCAGTATCACACCTGCCATTGAGCAACTTTGTGGACGTCCGCCTGTTGTGCTGACCGGAAAGCAGGCGACAGAACAATCGGTTAAAGCAGCATCTTCACCTGAAATCATGGTGCTGACCACACATGGAATCTTCCTGCCCAGCGACAATGATGTCACCGCCAGTGAGTTCACATTCGATTCCGACTCTCGCTCAGAAATGAATAACCCGCTGCTGAGGTCAGGTCTGCTCTTCGCAGGATTCAATCAATCCAGGTCAGGTTCGGCAGGGGTGTTGACGGGAGCGGAAATTCTGGAAACGGACCTGGAACACACCGACCTGGTGGTGATGAGTGCCTGCGATACGGCCCTGGGTGAGATCAATAACGGAGAAGGCGTTGCAGGGCTCCGGCAGTCATTTCAGCTTGCCGGCGTCAACAGTGTTGTGGCCAACCTCTGGAAAATCGAAGATCGCCAGACCGCCTTTTTAATGAAGGACTTCTTTGAACATCTCGCTGCCGGAAAAACCAAATCAGAAGCATTACGGCAGGCGCAACTCAACCGGATTGACTCACGTCAGAAACGTAACGGAGCCGCCCACCCCTTCTTCTGGGCGGCTTTTACCCTGACTGGCAGCGACTGA